One part of the Segnochrobactrum spirostomi genome encodes these proteins:
- the urtE gene encoding urea ABC transporter ATP-binding subunit UrtE — MLVVDHIDLHYGAAQALRDVSVLAEPGKVTAVLGRNGVGKTSLMRAIVGREPVSRGAIRFEERDITRLKSYDRARRGIGFVPQGREIFPLLTVKENLETGFAPLKRGERFIPDTIFDLFPVLRDMLGRRGGDLSGGQQQQLAIGRALVTRPRLLVLDEPTEGIQPSIIKDIGRAIDFLRREGTMAIVLVEQYFEFARDLCDRFVVMERGSVVLSGTREEMVETEVRKKLSV, encoded by the coding sequence ATGCTCGTCGTCGATCACATCGATCTTCATTACGGCGCGGCGCAGGCGCTGCGCGACGTCTCGGTGCTCGCTGAGCCGGGCAAGGTGACGGCGGTGCTCGGCCGCAACGGCGTCGGCAAGACCTCGCTGATGCGGGCGATCGTCGGGCGCGAGCCGGTCTCGCGCGGGGCGATCCGCTTCGAAGAGCGCGACATCACCCGCCTCAAATCCTACGACCGGGCGCGGCGCGGCATCGGCTTCGTGCCCCAGGGCCGCGAGATCTTCCCGCTGCTGACGGTGAAGGAAAATCTCGAGACCGGCTTCGCGCCCCTGAAACGCGGCGAGCGCTTCATCCCGGACACCATCTTCGACCTCTTCCCGGTCCTGAGGGACATGCTGGGGCGGCGCGGCGGCGACCTGTCGGGCGGGCAGCAGCAGCAGCTCGCCATCGGCCGCGCCCTCGTCACCCGGCCGCGCCTCCTCGTGCTCGACGAGCCGACCGAGGGTATCCAGCCCTCCATCATCAAGGACATCGGCCGCGCGATCGACTTCCTGCGCCGGGAGGGCACCATGGCGATCGTCCTCGTCGAGCAATATTTCGAATTCGCCCGCGACCTCTGCGACCGTTTCGTGGTGATGGAACGCGGCTCGGTCGTCCTCTCCGGCACCCGCGAGGAGATGGTCGAGACCGAGGTGCGCAAGAAGCTGTCGGTGTGA
- the urtD gene encoding urea ABC transporter ATP-binding protein UrtD, translating into MTQEALTSSLLYLDGVRVSFDGFRALNGLSLVVGPGEMRAIIGPNGAGKTTMMDVITGKTRPDEGTVMFGGSVDLTELDESAIAELGIGRKFQKPTVFETHTVEDNVRLALKGERSPWSALFGARNRIATERILEVLEVARLVEHRHRLAADLSHGQKQWLEIAMLLAQDPKLLLVDEPVAGMTDAETVETARLLRRIAEDHAVVVVEHDMAFVRDLDCKVTVLHEGATLAEGTIDAVSADERVIEVYLGR; encoded by the coding sequence ATGACGCAGGAAGCCCTGACCTCGAGCCTTCTCTATCTCGACGGCGTGCGCGTGTCGTTCGACGGGTTCCGCGCGCTGAACGGCCTGTCCCTGGTGGTGGGGCCCGGCGAGATGCGCGCGATCATCGGCCCGAACGGCGCCGGCAAGACGACGATGATGGACGTCATCACCGGCAAGACCCGCCCCGACGAGGGCACCGTGATGTTCGGCGGCAGCGTCGACCTCACCGAACTCGATGAATCGGCGATCGCCGAACTCGGCATCGGCCGCAAGTTCCAGAAGCCGACGGTGTTCGAGACCCACACCGTCGAGGACAACGTGCGCCTCGCCTTGAAGGGCGAGCGGAGCCCGTGGTCGGCTTTGTTCGGCGCGCGCAACCGCATCGCGACCGAGCGCATCCTCGAGGTGCTCGAGGTGGCGCGGCTGGTCGAGCATCGACACCGGCTCGCCGCCGACCTCTCCCACGGGCAGAAGCAATGGCTCGAGATCGCCATGCTGCTCGCCCAGGACCCGAAGCTCCTCCTCGTCGACGAGCCGGTCGCCGGCATGACCGACGCGGAGACGGTGGAGACGGCGCGGCTGTTGCGGCGCATCGCCGAGGACCACGCCGTCGTCGTCGTCGAGCACGACATGGCCTTCGTGCGCGATCTCGATTGCAAGGTGACGGTGCTGCACGAGGGCGCGACGCTCGCGGAAGGCACCATCGATGCCGTCTCCGCCGACGAGCGGGTCATCGAGGTCTATCTCGGCCGGTGA
- the urtC gene encoding urea ABC transporter permease subunit UrtC yields MSASRSPRVPFLVALLDGKGRIFLGILVAAAILVPLSNLALPDTSPFHVPNYALALMGKYLSYALLAVALDLVWGYCGILSLGHGAFFALGGYAMGMYLMRQIGSRGVYGNPVLPDFMVFLNWPELPWYWYGFNHFAFAMLMVVVVPGLLAFVFGWFAFRSRVNGVYLSIITQAMTFALMLAFFRNDMGFGGNNGLTDFKDILGHDIRSEGVRAGLFVATVIALGVGYLIARAMTVSTYGKVLIAIRDAEARTRFLGYRVEHYKLVAFTVSAMMAGVAGALYVTQVGIINPSEFSAANSIEAVIWVAVGGRGTLVGAALGAVVVNFVKTWLTGALPEVWLFALGALFVVVTLYLPKGIVGTFARLRRRPARPAPGADADGSLEADAPAE; encoded by the coding sequence ATGAGCGCGTCTCGCTCTCCCCGCGTGCCCTTCCTCGTCGCGCTGCTCGACGGCAAGGGCCGCATCTTCCTCGGCATCCTCGTCGCCGCCGCGATCCTGGTGCCGCTTTCGAACCTCGCGCTGCCCGACACCTCGCCCTTTCACGTGCCGAATTATGCCCTGGCGCTCATGGGCAAATATCTCTCCTACGCGCTGCTCGCGGTCGCCCTCGACCTCGTCTGGGGCTATTGCGGCATCCTCTCGCTCGGCCACGGCGCCTTCTTCGCGCTCGGCGGCTACGCGATGGGCATGTACCTGATGCGCCAGATCGGTTCTCGCGGCGTCTACGGCAATCCGGTGCTGCCGGACTTCATGGTGTTCCTGAACTGGCCGGAGCTGCCCTGGTACTGGTACGGCTTCAACCACTTCGCCTTCGCCATGCTGATGGTCGTGGTGGTGCCGGGCCTGCTCGCCTTCGTGTTCGGCTGGTTCGCCTTCCGCTCCCGCGTCAACGGCGTCTATCTGTCGATCATCACCCAGGCGATGACGTTCGCCCTGATGCTCGCCTTCTTCCGCAACGACATGGGCTTCGGCGGCAACAACGGGCTGACCGACTTCAAGGACATTCTCGGCCACGACATCCGCTCCGAAGGGGTGCGTGCGGGCCTGTTCGTGGCGACGGTGATCGCGCTCGGCGTGGGCTACCTGATCGCCCGGGCGATGACCGTCTCGACCTACGGCAAGGTGCTGATCGCGATCCGCGACGCGGAGGCGCGTACCCGCTTCCTCGGCTACCGGGTCGAGCACTACAAGCTGGTCGCCTTCACCGTCTCCGCGATGATGGCCGGCGTCGCCGGCGCCCTCTACGTGACCCAGGTCGGCATCATCAACCCGTCGGAATTCTCGGCCGCGAACTCCATCGAGGCGGTGATCTGGGTCGCGGTCGGCGGGCGCGGCACGCTCGTCGGCGCGGCGCTCGGCGCGGTCGTCGTCAACTTCGTCAAGACGTGGCTGACGGGCGCGCTGCCCGAGGTGTGGCTGTTCGCCCTCGGCGCCCTGTTCGTCGTCGTCACCCTCTATTTGCCCAAGGGGATCGTCGGCACCTTCGCCCGCCTGCGCCGCCGCCCGGCGCGCCCGGCTCCGGGCGCGGATGCCGATGGCTCCCTCGAGGCCGACGCACCGGCGGAGTGA
- the urtB gene encoding urea ABC transporter permease subunit UrtB, producing the protein MIALAALFAGLSAAAADPAGDALAELASDKFPEIEKGVTALAASGDPNAAAILQAMSENRLMVQPADKSLFIKTADGAFVDAKTGQKVAEAPFGLKPVRLNNRVRRALEASMGALTLLSPDPAQRLSAADAVFKSRDQSAAGAVDAALAKETDPGIKSALESAKAAIVLTSANADAAARKAAIDLIAARGDQDAIALLQEASAKVPPADKADFDAALTSIKDRLAIAEVFQNVWYGISLGSVLLLAAIGLAITFGVMGIINMAHGEMVMIGAYTTFVVQQIAQAYAPGLMEWSLPIAIPAAFIVTGLVGVLIERTVIRYLYGRPLETLLATWGVSLILQQAVRSLFGPTNRQVDAPSYMSGAFDFHGISVTYGRMWIILFSFAVFLALIGMLKATPFGLKMRAVTQNRKMAASVGIRTPWIDTLAFALGSGIAGVAGVALSQIDNVSPNLGQGYIVDSFMVVVFGGVGNLWGTLVSALTLGIANKLLEPYAGAVLGKILILVLLILFIQKRPRGLFALKGRAVEA; encoded by the coding sequence CTGATCGCGCTCGCCGCCTTGTTCGCCGGCTTGAGCGCGGCTGCGGCCGACCCCGCCGGCGACGCGCTCGCTGAGCTCGCGAGCGACAAATTCCCCGAGATCGAGAAAGGCGTGACCGCGCTCGCCGCGAGTGGCGATCCGAATGCCGCCGCCATCCTCCAGGCGATGTCCGAGAACCGGCTGATGGTGCAACCGGCCGACAAGAGCCTCTTCATCAAGACGGCGGACGGCGCGTTCGTCGACGCCAAGACCGGCCAGAAGGTCGCCGAGGCGCCGTTCGGGCTGAAGCCCGTTCGCCTGAACAACCGGGTGCGCCGCGCCCTCGAAGCCTCGATGGGCGCACTGACGCTTTTGTCGCCCGACCCGGCGCAGCGCCTCTCCGCCGCGGACGCCGTGTTCAAGTCGCGCGATCAGAGCGCGGCCGGGGCCGTCGATGCGGCGCTCGCCAAGGAGACCGACCCGGGCATCAAGTCCGCCCTCGAATCCGCCAAGGCCGCGATCGTGCTGACCTCGGCGAACGCCGACGCGGCGGCGCGCAAGGCGGCGATCGACCTCATCGCCGCCCGCGGCGACCAGGACGCCATCGCGCTCCTGCAGGAGGCCTCCGCCAAGGTGCCGCCGGCCGACAAGGCCGATTTCGACGCCGCGCTCACCTCGATCAAGGACCGGCTCGCCATCGCCGAGGTGTTCCAGAACGTCTGGTACGGCATTTCGCTGGGCTCGGTGCTGCTCCTCGCCGCCATCGGCCTCGCCATTACCTTCGGCGTGATGGGCATCATCAACATGGCCCACGGCGAGATGGTCATGATCGGCGCCTACACGACCTTCGTCGTGCAACAGATCGCCCAGGCCTACGCGCCCGGCTTGATGGAATGGTCGCTCCCGATCGCCATTCCGGCCGCCTTCATTGTGACGGGGCTCGTCGGCGTCCTCATCGAGCGCACCGTGATCCGCTATCTCTACGGCCGGCCGCTCGAGACGCTGCTCGCGACCTGGGGCGTCAGCCTCATCCTCCAGCAGGCGGTGCGCTCGCTGTTCGGCCCGACCAACCGTCAGGTCGACGCCCCGTCCTATATGTCGGGCGCGTTCGATTTCCACGGCATCTCGGTCACCTACGGCCGGATGTGGATCATCCTGTTCAGCTTCGCCGTGTTCCTCGCTTTGATCGGGATGCTCAAGGCGACGCCGTTCGGCCTCAAGATGCGGGCGGTCACCCAGAACCGGAAGATGGCGGCCTCCGTCGGCATCCGCACGCCGTGGATCGACACGCTCGCCTTCGCCCTCGGCTCCGGCATCGCCGGGGTCGCCGGGGTGGCCCTGTCGCAGATCGACAACGTCTCGCCCAATCTCGGCCAGGGCTACATCGTCGACAGCTTCATGGTCGTGGTGTTCGGCGGCGTCGGCAACCTCTGGGGCACGCTCGTCAGCGCGCTCACCCTCGGCATCGCCAACAAGCTGCTCGAGCCCTATGCCGGCGCCGTGCTCGGCAAGATCCTGATCCTGGTTCTCCTGATCCTCTTCATCCAGAAGCGTCCGCGCGGCCTGTTCGCGCTCAAGGGAAGGGCGGTCGAAGCATGA
- the urtA gene encoding urea ABC transporter substrate-binding protein codes for MSRALADDDTIKVGILHSLSGTMAISETTLKDAMLMLIDEQNKKGGLLGKKLEPVVVDPASNWPLFAEKARELLTKDKAAAVFGCWTSVSRKSVLPVFEELDGILFYPVQYEGEESSRNIFYTGAAPNQQAIPAVDYLMENEGVQRWVLEGTDYVYPRTTNKILEAYLKTKGVKDEDISINYTPFGFSDWQTRVAEIKKFGSQGKKTAVVSTINGDANVPFYKELANQGIKATDIPVVAFSVGEEELAGIDTKPLVGHLAAWNYFESVDTPENKDFIAKWHAFIKNDKRVTNDPMEAAYIGFNMWVKAVEKAGTTDHDKVIDALIGVSVPNLSGGYSTLMPNHHITKPVLIGEIQDDGQFSIVSQTPGLLVAQEWSPYLEGSKDLIADWRHPMNCGNFNVKTGKCGGSAETAKAN; via the coding sequence ATGAGCCGCGCGCTCGCCGACGACGACACCATCAAGGTCGGCATCCTGCACTCCCTGTCCGGCACGATGGCGATCAGCGAGACGACCTTGAAGGACGCCATGCTGATGCTCATCGACGAGCAGAACAAGAAGGGCGGCCTGCTCGGCAAGAAGCTCGAACCCGTCGTCGTCGACCCGGCCTCGAACTGGCCGCTGTTCGCCGAGAAGGCCCGCGAACTCCTCACCAAGGACAAGGCCGCCGCGGTGTTCGGCTGCTGGACCTCGGTGTCGCGCAAGTCGGTGCTGCCGGTGTTCGAGGAGCTCGATGGCATCCTGTTCTATCCGGTGCAGTACGAGGGTGAGGAATCCTCGCGCAACATCTTCTACACCGGCGCCGCGCCGAACCAGCAGGCGATCCCGGCCGTCGATTACCTGATGGAGAACGAAGGCGTGCAGCGCTGGGTGCTGGAAGGCACCGACTACGTCTATCCGCGCACGACCAACAAGATCCTCGAAGCCTACCTGAAGACCAAGGGCGTCAAGGACGAGGACATCTCCATCAACTACACGCCGTTCGGCTTCTCCGACTGGCAGACCCGCGTCGCCGAGATCAAGAAGTTCGGCTCGCAGGGCAAGAAGACGGCGGTGGTCTCGACCATCAACGGCGACGCCAACGTGCCGTTCTACAAGGAGCTCGCCAACCAGGGCATCAAGGCGACCGACATCCCGGTCGTGGCGTTCTCGGTCGGTGAGGAAGAACTCGCCGGCATCGACACCAAGCCGCTCGTCGGCCACCTCGCCGCGTGGAACTACTTCGAATCCGTCGACACGCCGGAGAACAAGGACTTCATCGCGAAGTGGCACGCGTTCATCAAGAACGACAAGCGCGTCACCAACGACCCGATGGAAGCGGCCTATATCGGCTTCAACATGTGGGTGAAGGCGGTCGAGAAGGCCGGCACCACCGACCACGACAAGGTCATCGACGCGCTGATCGGCGTCTCCGTGCCGAACCTGTCGGGCGGCTACTCGACCCTGATGCCGAACCACCACATCACGAAGCCGGTGCTCATCGGCGAGATCCAGGACGACGGTCAGTTCTCGATCGTCTCCCAGACCCCGGGCCTGCTCGTCGCCCAGGAATGGTCGCCCTACCTCGAGGGGTCCAAGGACCTGATCGCCGATTGGCGCCACCCGATGAACTGCGGCAACTTCAACGTGAAGACCGGCAAGTGCGGCGGCAGCGCCGAGACCGCCAAGGCGAACTGA